The DNA segment TCAATTCTTTCCTTGCAAGAATATTTTAATGACAGAAAAGTGATATTCACAGATAAAGACGCTGGATATAGCTTCATGTATGGGATATAATGGCATGGAACATGCGATACGGGAGAAGAATGTAACATGTAACATGTAACGTAAGAAAAAAAGAAATGGAAGAGAAGAAAAAAGATTTTCACGATAGACTGAAACAGCTCATGGATCAATATGTTAACAAAGTTTATGACTGCACAAATAATTTTCCTCGAGATGAACTATTTGGACTCACGTCGCAATTGAAAAGATCATCTCTTTCCGTGATTTTAAATTATATAGAAGGATTTGCGAGACAAAGAGATAAAGTTCTTAAAAATTTCCTTGAAACTTCTTACGGTTCTCTCAAAGAAAGCAAGTATTTGATATATTTTTCGTTCAAAAGAAAACTGATAAAAGAAAAAGAGTATAACGAACTAGTGGAAATGGCCGAGGAAATAGGGAAAATGTTGTGGGGTATCCTCATTAAGCTTTGATTTCATTCGTTCTATCTTAATCATGTTATATGTTACAAGTTACATGTTACACACTCCGCCACTGTGACCAATAAATTCACACATTTATCAAGACACACTGCTTTTTTTCTGATTGTCTCCATCATCGGAGTCTCTGTTCTCGCTCCCTATCAAAAAGCAGAAGCTGTGGGAAGCGGAGTTCAGGGCTGTATATCAAGTCTTATAATCGCAATCGGAATTGATAAACTGAAACAAAACATAAAAGGGAAGGTTACTGGAGCAATAGGTGGCGTACTATCAAATGCTGTGCCTATATCAAACGCAGGCATTGACGTTACAGCAGAACAAACGAGCGACCTTCGAGAAAAGGAGCTGGTTCAAAATACTGCTATCCGCAAATGCATCAACGCCTTCACACAAGAAATTACCAATAGCATTGTGGTCTGGATTAACAACGGATTTGAAGGAAGTCCGACATTTATTGAGAATCCAGGAGAATTTTTTGGAGACCTTGCCGACCAGACGGCCGGATTTTTCATCGAAGGAGCGGGGCTAGACTTTCTTTGTAGCCCCTTCAAACTCGACATTCAAATTGGATTGCGAAATTCTTACAGTGGCAGAGACGACTATCGTTCCTACTGCACGCCATCTCGAATCGCGCAGGTGGCAAAATACACGAGCGATGACTTCAACGACGTCGGTTGGGACGGTTGGCTTGACCTCACCACGCATGATGAAAACAACGTCTACGGCTCCTGGGTGTCCGCAAACAACAGCATGAACAACGCCATAAATTCCCGCGTAAATACAGAATTGAAAAAATTGGACTGGGGAAACGGCTTTCATTCAATTACCGATTCAGAAACCGGGCTCATAACGACCCCGGGGTCAATCATCGTCAAACAGGCAGACAGAGCGCTCGGTAGTAACCTAGCGACACTCGAGACCGCTAAAGAGATTGACGATATTCTTTCAGCTCTCTTGAATCAACTCATGAACCAAGTGATATCGAAGGGGTTGAAGAGGTGAGCATGTAACACAAAACTTGTAACATGTAACATTTAACATGAGAGGAGAGAGATACATAGGAAAAAACTGATGGCAAAAAAATTCTTATCATACATATTAATATCGGCAGTAATTTTCCAAGGAGTCTTTGGGGCTTTTGGGGTGGAAAAGTCATTTGCTCAAGGAGCCCCAGAAAAAATAACTACAATTAAGAACCGTCTTCATGAAATTGAGATGGAAAAGTCAGCACTTACCACCCCGGATGAACGTGGTGCGACGAGAACTTTTGAAGAATCGCAAGCTCAGCTAAAACGTCTCAGCACAGAGGAAACTAATTTAAAAAAACAACTTGGGCAATTAGAGAATGCGGACACGAAAAACCGGGAGTGTTTCACATGGTTGCGTGGAATGAATATTGATGTATGCATCCAATGGGGTTTGCAATTGATAGGAAATATTATCCTCCAGATAATGGCTATTTTCCTCTGGCTTGCCGGGCTTTTGCTCAATTTGACACTTGAAGTCACGCTCGTAAATATGAAGGGAACCCTTGCAAATATAAGCGCAATAAACACTGCTTGGATGACTATCAGAGACCTTGCCAATATGTTTTTCATTTTTGCCCTGCTCTATATTGCAATAAGAACCATTCTTGGAATAGCAGGAGGGGAAACAAAAAAACTCCTGGCTCACCTAATTATTGCCGCACTTCTTATCAACTTCAGTCTGTTTTTCACCAAAGTTATTGTTGACGGCTCGAATATTTTGGCGTATGGGTTTTATAAAAATATGCCGGGAGTGGGGAATTTCGGAAATGCAGCGGTAGGAACTACTGGCACAACTGTTGGTGGAAAAAAATTCAGCGGTATGTCTGGCTCTATTATGGGAAGCTTGAAACTTCAATCCATTTATGATGCGACGAGCAAAACTCCGAGCGGAGTTGGTTCTCAAGCGGCAAATATATATAGTTCGACAGGTCTTTTCTTGTTCGCCACATTGGGAGGATCGGTCTTTATCATCATTACTACTATTGTTTTTCTCGTAACCGCCTTCCTTTTTGTTATTCGATTTGTTCTCCTCATTATCCTCATGATTCTCTCGCCACTCGCATTTGTGGGCATGGTCTTGCCCGGTTTTTCAGAACATTCCAAAAAGTGGTGGGACACTCTTCTGGGACAGGCGATATTTGCTCCGGCTTTGATGATGATGATATGGGTAACGCTTAAAGTTGCGGGGGGAATTAAAACGGCTGTCGGCGCAAACGCTGACTCCGGGTTCGCCGGCGTTTTGTGGGCAAATGCGCAAGCTAGTTTCGGCATTGTGCTCAATTTTGCAATCATTATCTGTATGATGATTGCCTCGCTTATCATTGCCAAGAAAATCGGCGAAGCGGGAGGCCACGGGCTTATGCAGTATGCCGATAGATTCCAGGGTTTCTTGGGAAGAAACGCAGTCAGAGCTACCGGCATCCGAACATTGAACGAAAAATTCGAAGAAAGTAAGTTTGGGAGAACTCCTTTTGGAAACGCTCTTAGAGAATACACGACCGGCGCGCTTACAGAGACTAAATGGCAAGGCACAATGTCAGCTCAAGAGGGCTATGAAGAGGCGAAAAGATTCAAAGCTGAAAGAGAAGATATTGATGTTAAGAATGACGTTGTAGGCCTCACCCAATCCTTTAAAAATGCAGATGCAGAATATGAAGCTGCAAAGCTCAAAGGTGATGACGACACGATGGCAGTAAAAGCGAAGGAAAAAGATGAGTATGTAAAATTAATGCAGAGGAAACTCTCGAGAATAGACCCACATGATTTTGCCGAAGTCATTCCTAAGCATCTCTTTAATGATGCAAATTTCATGCGAAACGCGACGACAGGTCAAGTCCAAGCAGTCATGGACGGAGATCGGCTAGAAACAGACGAAAAAGAACACATGATAGCTGCGAGAAACAAACATATCACATCTGCATTCGATAAATTAGAGGAAAGACGATTGCAATATAAGGAGTTGGAGCAAAAATTTTCAAAGACGACAACAGAGGCGGAGGGGCAGGCGGTACTCGCTGAAATTGCGAAAAATTTTAAGGGCGGAAAAGCACCCGACATGAGTTCCGAGTTTCCCGAAATACACAAAGAAATGCGCGCCGCAGACCTTAAGGATGTTGAACTGCTCTATTGGTCTAACCCGGAAGAGTTTATGAAAAGAGGACTTTCGTCTTATCGATATGGCATTATCCAAGGAATGAGAGAAAGTAGCATGGTGGGTAAGGCAGATTCCGACCACATTAGAGACTTGAAGCCATATGATTTTGTGGATGCGACAGATAGTTTGAAAGGCATAGACGCTCTTCTAATTAACATCAGAGATGCTGATGGAAAAATTAATCATGAGGCAGAAAAAATTAATGATGACCTGAAAGAAGGTCTAAGAAAAATATATAAAGATGCCTATCACGCCGGAGAAGACCTGGAAAAACTATTTGTGGGAACACACGATGTTGCGGACAGAACGGGAAAAACTCATACGCTTAAATTCAACAAAAAATTCCAAGATTTTGGAGAAAAAAATCTTACAGACGCAGTTTCTGGAAAAACGTACGAAGAGATGAGAAAGTTTAGAAATTGGCTTCGAAATGATCCGAACATCGGTCGAAAATTGTCTCGTTCTCACGCTGTTTGGATTCAAAGACAGGATAAAGATGACGTTGAACAGGTCGTCAACCACCTCCTAATCGAAGAGTGGAGACAGGAACAGGGAATGAGTAAAATGAGCGCAGAAAATGATGAATTCTTGAAATGGATAAGGTCTGATGCAAAAGAAGCACAAAGCTTTATGGAAGGAAACTACACTTATAAATTTAAATTGAAGGATGGAACTGAGATAACACGCGGAATAAACCGCCCCCCAGCCAGACCAACACCGCCGGGAACAGCAGCAGGCACCACTCCATAAAAAGGGTAAAATAAAAAAATGAAAAAAGAAATTTTACTAGACAAAATATTAGCGACACTTCCTGATAAACTCAGAGGACAATCTGATTATGATTTAGTATTTCGCATAAGCGAAGTATGCCAGGACTACGATCTCTCATTTGGAGAGGTAGATGAACTTTTTGGCGAGGCCTGCAATATTCTCACAGGTGTTTCTAATATGAGTACTCTGTCCGATAGAGTAAACATCCTCCTCAACCCTGAAAACAAAAAAAGTGCAGAAAAAATTACCAAGGAGATAGTGAAAATCATTGAGAAATTGAAATCGGATCTTGGAGATAAATTTCCACTTCCTATGCCTGTTGGAGAAATTCTAACGGAAACCCACGTCAAAAATCGACCGAGCGATGGGGGGCCGAAAAAAGAAAACGACTTGGATAGAGATAGCATTCTAAAAGGAATCGAAAATCCGGAGAAGGTGGTGGAGGGTAGGGAGATAGCGGGAGAGGAGATGATTACTCCCGTAAGACCTCCTTTGCCCGCACAAGTGGGAGTGCCTTACACACTCTCCAATCCTACTCCCAAAGGAGGAGTAGAGGTGCGGCCGGATATGAGACCGGAGGAGATTTACCCACAGGTGCAGAAGGTGAGTGAAGCTGTTAGGTTTAAGGTGTCAGGTGTCAGCAATGAAAAAAGAGAAGAAAGAGTAGTTGGGAGTATTATTGACCAAAAAATGAGCGGTATTACCGCATTGCCACATAAAGAGGAAGTGATACAGCCCGCGAGACCTATTCAGAAGTCGTATGAAAGGGACCCGTATAGGGAGCAGACGAAGTGATAGGTGTTAGCTATTAGCTATTAGCTGTTAGGTTTTAGCTTTTAGAATATGATAAACTCATATAAGGACCTCATAGTCTGGCAGAAATCTGTTTTGCTATCAGTAAAAATATATGAAATCACAGAAAATTTCCCTAGAGAAGAAATATTCGGTTTAACTTCTCAAATGAGAAGATCCTCGGTATCTATTGCTTCTAACATTGCAGAAGGTAGGGGAAGAGGCACAAGAAAAGATTTCTCACAATTTCTTAGAATCGCGTTCGGTTCTTGTTCAGAGCTTCAAACACAAATTGAAATTGCAAAACAGTTACCAAAAACTAAGAAATTCAATTACTTTGAAGTAGAGAACCTACTCATGGAAATTTCTAAAATGTTAAATAGTATTATCACCAAGCTCCAAGTTACTAAACCTAACAGCTAACACCTAATAGCTAAAAGCTTCTTATGAGATTTCAGGTGCCACAATTCGTAAACGTCGAAGATAAGATATTCGGGCCATTCACCCTGAAGCAATTCATCTACCTCGCCGGAGGAGCGGGCATGGCGTATATTTTCTATGCACTCCTCCACATGGTTCTTCCTTTTATCGTTTCCATTATCATGGTAATCCCAGTTGTTGCTCTCGCCTTAGCGCTTGCCTTTTTTCCAAGGGAACGCTACGGAAAGCCATTCGTAGAAGTAATGGAAAATGCTCTTCGATACTTTGTTGGCGAAAAACTCTACATCTGGAAAAAAGAAGAGAAAAAAATCATTCCTAAAGAAAAAAAAGCCGAGGAAGCGCTTCTCTTTGTCCCCAAACTGGGCGAAAGCAAGCTCAAAGACCTCACCTGGAACCTCGATACCAAAGAGGTGCTGAATCCGGGAACGAAAGAGACGATGGAGCGAAAGAGTATGTAACACATAACATGTAACATGTGCGTCTGAAAAGATATTAATTCTCTTACGTTACACGCTACACGTTACACGTTACACGTTACAAACTATTGTCGCCCCCAACGAGCGAACAAGAGTAAATCTCATGTGATATACTGTAATCACAAATGCCACAAATACTCAAATCCAAAGCGTCGCAAGATTTTATTCCCGTGAAAGAAATCCGCGATAATATTATGGTCCTCAAAGACGGAGGGTTGCGCGCGCTTATCATGACTTCTTCCATAAACTTCGCCCTAAAGTCCGCCGAAAACCAGGAGGCGATTATTTTCCAATTTCAGACGTTCCTAAACTCGCTTGATTTTTCGGTACAGATATTCATGGAGTCGCGAAGACTTGATATTCGCCCCTATATCGCCCTTCTTGAAGCGCGAAACAAAGAACAGCAGGGCGACCTTCTGAAGCTCCAGACTCGCGAGTACATAGCATTCGTAAAAAATTTCACCGACAAGGTGAGCATTATGACCAAAACATTCTTCGTCGTCGTGCCCTACTCTCCCGGGGCTCTTCAGGGGAAAGAGATGTTCAAGAAAAAATGGTTTCCAAAAAGAGGGTCTGTCGAAGAAGTGAAGCAAAAATCGGACAGTTTCGAGGAAAGCCGAACCCAGCTTCAGCAGAGAGTGTCGGTGGTTGAGCAGGGGCTTACTCGTTCGGGCATTCGTGTGGTGCAGTTGGGAACGGAAGAGATTGTGGAGCTTTTCTACAAGATATTCAATCCGGGAGAAACAGAGAAGCCAATCCAACTAAATTGACACAAAACAACGAGCGAAGCGACTATGTTTTGTGTCAATTTAGTTGGATGTGTAGCGTGTAACGTATAACATGTAACGTCTGAGAAGAGGGTAACTTAGAAAGAAATGGAGCAGAAGAAAAAAACTTTTCATGAGGAGCTGAAGGAATTGATGGATGAATATGTGAACAAGGTCTATGACTGCACAAAAAACTTTCCGAAAGATGAGATATTTGGTTTAACATCGCAATTAAAAAGATCTGCCTTGTCAGTCATTTTAAACTACATTGAAGGGTATGCTCGGCAAAGAGACAAGGTGTTGAAAAACTTTTTGGAAACTTCGTACGGATCACTTAAAGAAAGCAAGTATTTGATATATTTTTCATTCAAAAGAGGTTATATGAAAGAAAAAGAGTATAATGAACTCATTGTTTTATCGGAACGAATAGGAAAAATGCTTTGGGGAACATTATCGGGTCTCTAATTTTCTTACGTTACACGTTACACGTTACACGCTACACATATTATGGGACTCTTAAGCAAGCTATTTGGAAAAAAAGAAAACAAGGAAATGCGTCCGCAAACGGTCGCTTCTATTTTGCCACAGGAAATCTACGAGTCTGGAGCGCTCGAACTTAAGGACGTCATCGCTCCATCGGCAGTCAAAGTGGGTCCACGAGAGTTGAACCTCGGGGAGAAAATAGTGCGAACGTTCTTCGTCATTTCGTACCCGCGTTTTCTCTCCGAAGGCTGGTTCTCGCCAATCATCAACCTCGACAAAATTTTCGACATCTCTATTTTCGTCCATCCGATAGAAACGGCGACGGTCCTGAAGCAATTCCAAAAGAAAGTGGCGGAGGTTCAGAGCCAGATTCACGATAGGGAGCGCAAGGGGCTCGTGCGCGACCCGATGCTCGATACCGCCTACCAGGACCTTGAAAATCTGCGAGACAGCCTCCAGCAAGCTCAAGAAAAGTTGTTCGACGTCGGTTTGTATATTTCAATCTATGGCTCAACCATTGAAGAGCTCGATAAAATCGAATCGGAGATCAAATCCATCCTTGAGGCCAAGCTTGTGTATCTCCGACCGGCTCTTTTCCAGCAGGAACAAGGGTACAAGAGCGTCCTTCCCATTTGCACAGACAACCTCATGGTGCATTCGAAGATGAATTCCTCACCGCTCTCCTCACTTTTCCCATTTATCTCTTTCGACCTCACGAGCGACAAGGGAATACTCTACGGCATCAACCGCCACAACTCGAGCCTGGTTTTGTTTGACAGATTTTCACTTGAGAACTACAACTCGATTTGTTTCGCAAAATCGGGAAGCGGTAAAAGCATTTTAGGACATGAACCAGTGCTTGTCCGCAAAGAGGGAACCGTGAGTCTTATGCCGATAGGAGAAATTGTGGAAAAATTGATTGAAGAAAAGGGAGCCACGCCTATCGACCATGAAATGGAAGGAGTGATAGACCCCGATCTTGAAGTCTGGAGCTTTAACAAGTCTTACAGTGGAGAATGGAGCAAGGTAAGTGTTGCGGCAAGAAAAGATGCCCCAGAAAAACTCTATCGTTTCAAAACTCGAAGCGGACGCTCCATAGAAACAACAGGAGACCATAATATGCTTATTTTGCGAGATGGTGAAATCGAAGTGTTAAAGAGTACTGAAGTGGTTAAAGGCGAATATCTTCCGCTTTCGAGAAATGTGAAAAGAAGCGAAGAAAAAGAATTTTCCCTAAATCTGTTTGAACTGTTGAAGAACAGACCATTGTATATCATCGGCGGAAATGAAATCGTATCGTCAAATTATGCATTCCTGCATAAAAAGATAATTGACGCCACCAATGACAAGTATCTTCATCTTTACTCGAAAAAAAGAAGAATTCCACTCCAATATTTTCTAAAAATACTCGCACAATTAGAGATTTCCCTCAATGATGCCCGCCTTTCTTCCTGCATCTTCACTACATCTAATGGAATAAGTCGTCTTTCGTCAAAAATTCCTGTGTCTTCGGAGCTTGGGCGAGTTTTAGGATACCTTGTTTCGGAGGGAACCATTTCGGAGAATATTGCTATCGTAACCAATATTGACCTAGATATACTCCGTGACGTCGAAAAGTGCCTCGAAAAAATAGGCGTTTGCGCATTTAGCACGCCTAACTCAATAAGAAGTGGCGACCAGACGTTTGTCGCCCTCTTATCCGCGCTCGGTATGAAAGAAAAGTCGGGAACAAAACGAATTCCCTCTGTGATTTTCGAAGCGGGAAAAGAAGTGCAGGCAAATTTCTTGAAAGCATACTTTGAGGGAGATGGGGGAGTGGACGGCGCTCAAGTGACGGCTGTTTCAAAGTCAAAAATGCTCGTTTCAGATCTTGCCTATCTTCTGAATTTTTTCGGCATCATCGCTAGAATTTCTCCAAGAAAAAAACAAATTCCCGGAAAAGGAATGGGAGATTATTATCAGCTCTCGATATCAGGACAAGAAAATCTGGATAAATTCAGAGCGCAGATTGGCTTCGTTTCAGAGAGAAAAAATTCAGCTCTTCTTGGCTTAAAGAAAAACGCCAACACCAATGTTGATGTCATTCCCGGGCTTGGCAACATTTTCAAGGAACTGGAATTGCTTTTAGGCAACTCGATCAGAGTCCATGAAAATAACAGCGATTTCCATGCAGTAAAGCGCGAAATATATCATCCTTCCCGAGAAAAGCTTCGAGAGATTGTGGAAAATGTATCTAAGACACTCCAAACGATTGAGACGAAAGCTGAATTGTTCGCGGAGCTTTCTCATTTGCCTACCATAGAAAGTCTATTGGAGCTTGCCGACAAAAACAAAAAAATCAACGAGCTCCTTTGGCAAGAACTCGGTTCTAGCTGGCCTACAATACGAAATGGCATGAAACCGAGAGTGGCAAATGCCTTGAAGGCGTTTAGCGTAGCAAAAATGCCCTGTCCCTCTGCTGACTCTCTAAAACAGCTTCTGGATGAAGGATTTGCATTTTTGAGAGAAGACATGAAAGCTTTTTCTCCTTCTCTCCGGCCAGCACTTCGGGAAAAACCCGAAGAAAATACTTCTTACGCAATGCTTCAGACTGCCTCCTCGTTCCTTTCTGCAAGATATGCGTCGCTTCAAAAAAATATCCCTAAAGCAAAGGAAATTCTTGCAAAACTTGAACAGCTTATTTCTTCTGACCTCTTTTTTGATGAAATTGTAGAAATTGAGGAATATAAAAATACTTCGGAAAAATATGTATACGACCTCACTGTGGACAACGAAGTATTCTTTGCGGGCTATGGAGGCCTTTTTGTCCACAATTCCTATTCCGTAAAACTCGAAATTATCCGAACGCTTATGTTTGACACAGAAGTTATTGTCCTCGACCCCGAGCGCGAGTACGAGTATTTGTCGCAGGCAATGGGTGGAAAATATTTCAACATCTCGCTCAATTCTCCCCACCATATCAACCCGTTCGATTTGCCGATACCGAGGGAAGGGGAGTCCGGGTCCGACGTCCTACGCTCAAACATCATCAACCTTGTGGGAATTTTCCGAATCATGCTTGGAGGCCTCACCCCGGAAGAGGATGCCATCATTGACAGGGCAATCGCTGAAACCTACTCATTAAAAGACATCAACGCCGACTCGGATTTTTCAAATATTGAGCCTCCGCTTCTCTCCGACTTCGAGCTCGTGCTTGCAGGAATGCAGGGAGGAGATTCTCTCGTTCAGAGACTAACGAAATATACGCGCGGAACCTGGGCAGGATTTTTGAACCGTCCGACAAACGTCGATATCAACAACAAGTTCATTGTGTTTTCGCTTCGAGACATGGAAGACGAGCTCAAGCCCGTGGCCATGTACATCGTTACTCACTACATTTGGAATGCGGTGCGTAAAAATTTGAAGAAGAGACTGCTGGTCATTGACGAGGCGTGGTGGATGATGAAGTCGGAAGACACCGCGTCATTTCTCCTTTCTCTCGCGAAACGCGGAAGAAAATACTATCTCGGGCTTGCCACTATTACCCAGGACGTGGACGATTTCTTGAAATCACCTTACGGACTGCCTATTCTCACTAACTCCTCGATTCAGATTCTTTTGAAACAGTCACAAACCTCGATAGACAAACTCCAGAGCATATTCAATCTCACGGAAGAAGAAAAATATCTACTTTTGGAGTCCGATGTAGGGGAAGGTCTTTTCTTTGTCGGATTGAAGCACGTGGCGATTAAAATTATTGCATCCTACACCGAAGACCAAATCATCACTTCCGACCCATCGCAAATTCTCGCGATCAAAAAAGCGAAAGACGAGTTAAACATGTAACACGAAACATATAACATGTAGCACAAAAAAAGAAAATTCTTTCTTATGTTACAGGTTACATGCTACACGTTGCATCTTCATCCATGCCTATTTCTTCCACAACCCCCGCACCAGCCTCCTCCATGCCCTCTCGTGGTGCTGTGCCTCCAAGAATCGGGACGAGCGGTAGGCCCATGGCAGAACCTGGGGAAGTACCGCCTGTAATTGGGCAAGAGGGAAAGCCAAAAGCAAATCAAGCAAAAAAGGCGCCGGCAAAAAAAAGTAAGCATAAAATAGGGAATCTTGAATGGGGGTTAGTTCTCACTGCGACTATTATTTGTGACGCCGTCCAAATTGTTCTAGATTTTTTTGTCATAGGAGCAATAATTAATAGGTTCATCGATATAGCGGTAGGAATGATTCTCCCTATTTATTTTTATCTGCGAGGTGTGAAAATGACGTCCAAAAAAATATGGAGCATGATTGGAGCTTTCGTTGGAGAGTTCATACCTGTGGTTGACGCCCTTCCTCTTTGGAGTTTGGATGTAGCTCTCATCATGGCGTGGGAAAAAGCGGAAGAGAAAGCCGAGGGCACGGGCCTCGGTAAAGTGATGGAGGTGGCCGCAAATCGTGATTTGAAAAGAGAATCCGCCCCCCAGGGCGCCGTGCCTCCAAGAATTGGGGCGAGCGGACGCCCTATGGCAGAAACCGGTCAGACTCCTCCAGTGATTGAAAAAAGCGAGGAACAACAAAGGGGTACTCCGGAAATGGAAGAGAATGCATCGCAAATTAGAGCCAAAATTTCACCTCAAGATGGAGGTGGGTCTACGCCACCGCCAATTCCAAGAAATCCCTCTCCCACAGCGGAGAAACCCTCAAACAATGTAGTTGATCTTCGCAACAATCCGCAACATGAACGTGTGGAGGGCTCTCGAGGAAAGTACAAAGAATCAGTCTAGGTGTTTCGAAAGAGAAGATGTGGTAAAATAGTTAAGAACCCTTTACGAATAGGGCATGCGAATAAAATTCTGATGACTCTATTCGTTTCATTCGCATAATTCGTATATTAGCATCGATGTTTTATGGCAAATATTTCTAGATATATAAGTGCAATACTATTGACAGTATTATTCCCCGCGTCATTTTGCCTTGCTCAAAGTTTGCAATTGCCAGAGAGCTCTGACTTGCTCGCGGTTACTATGATTCCCTCCGTGCCTGCTCCCGGCGATTTTGTGACGGTTGACCTTCAGAGC comes from the Candidatus Taylorbacteria bacterium genome and includes:
- a CDS encoding four helix bundle protein, translating into MEEKKKDFHDRLKQLMDQYVNKVYDCTNNFPRDELFGLTSQLKRSSLSVILNYIEGFARQRDKVLKNFLETSYGSLKESKYLIYFSFKRKLIKEKEYNELVEMAEEIGKMLWGILIKL
- a CDS encoding DMT family transporter is translated as MAKKFLSYILISAVIFQGVFGAFGVEKSFAQGAPEKITTIKNRLHEIEMEKSALTTPDERGATRTFEESQAQLKRLSTEETNLKKQLGQLENADTKNRECFTWLRGMNIDVCIQWGLQLIGNIILQIMAIFLWLAGLLLNLTLEVTLVNMKGTLANISAINTAWMTIRDLANMFFIFALLYIAIRTILGIAGGETKKLLAHLIIAALLINFSLFFTKVIVDGSNILAYGFYKNMPGVGNFGNAAVGTTGTTVGGKKFSGMSGSIMGSLKLQSIYDATSKTPSGVGSQAANIYSSTGLFLFATLGGSVFIIITTIVFLVTAFLFVIRFVLLIILMILSPLAFVGMVLPGFSEHSKKWWDTLLGQAIFAPALMMMIWVTLKVAGGIKTAVGANADSGFAGVLWANAQASFGIVLNFAIIICMMIASLIIAKKIGEAGGHGLMQYADRFQGFLGRNAVRATGIRTLNEKFEESKFGRTPFGNALREYTTGALTETKWQGTMSAQEGYEEAKRFKAEREDIDVKNDVVGLTQSFKNADAEYEAAKLKGDDDTMAVKAKEKDEYVKLMQRKLSRIDPHDFAEVIPKHLFNDANFMRNATTGQVQAVMDGDRLETDEKEHMIAARNKHITSAFDKLEERRLQYKELEQKFSKTTTEAEGQAVLAEIAKNFKGGKAPDMSSEFPEIHKEMRAADLKDVELLYWSNPEEFMKRGLSSYRYGIIQGMRESSMVGKADSDHIRDLKPYDFVDATDSLKGIDALLINIRDADGKINHEAEKINDDLKEGLRKIYKDAYHAGEDLEKLFVGTHDVADRTGKTHTLKFNKKFQDFGEKNLTDAVSGKTYEEMRKFRNWLRNDPNIGRKLSRSHAVWIQRQDKDDVEQVVNHLLIEEWRQEQGMSKMSAENDEFLKWIRSDAKEAQSFMEGNYTYKFKLKDGTEITRGINRPPARPTPPGTAAGTTP
- a CDS encoding four helix bundle protein, which encodes MINSYKDLIVWQKSVLLSVKIYEITENFPREEIFGLTSQMRRSSVSIASNIAEGRGRGTRKDFSQFLRIAFGSCSELQTQIEIAKQLPKTKKFNYFEVENLLMEISKMLNSIITKLQVTKPNS
- a CDS encoding PrgI family protein, with protein sequence MRFQVPQFVNVEDKIFGPFTLKQFIYLAGGAGMAYIFYALLHMVLPFIVSIIMVIPVVALALALAFFPRERYGKPFVEVMENALRYFVGEKLYIWKKEEKKIIPKEKKAEEALLFVPKLGESKLKDLTWNLDTKEVLNPGTKETMERKSM
- a CDS encoding four helix bundle protein; amino-acid sequence: MEQKKKTFHEELKELMDEYVNKVYDCTKNFPKDEIFGLTSQLKRSALSVILNYIEGYARQRDKVLKNFLETSYGSLKESKYLIYFSFKRGYMKEKEYNELIVLSERIGKMLWGTLSGL
- a CDS encoding LAGLIDADG family homing endonuclease, which gives rise to MGLLSKLFGKKENKEMRPQTVASILPQEIYESGALELKDVIAPSAVKVGPRELNLGEKIVRTFFVISYPRFLSEGWFSPIINLDKIFDISIFVHPIETATVLKQFQKKVAEVQSQIHDRERKGLVRDPMLDTAYQDLENLRDSLQQAQEKLFDVGLYISIYGSTIEELDKIESEIKSILEAKLVYLRPALFQQEQGYKSVLPICTDNLMVHSKMNSSPLSSLFPFISFDLTSDKGILYGINRHNSSLVLFDRFSLENYNSICFAKSGSGKSILGHEPVLVRKEGTVSLMPIGEIVEKLIEEKGATPIDHEMEGVIDPDLEVWSFNKSYSGEWSKVSVAARKDAPEKLYRFKTRSGRSIETTGDHNMLILRDGEIEVLKSTEVVKGEYLPLSRNVKRSEEKEFSLNLFELLKNRPLYIIGGNEIVSSNYAFLHKKIIDATNDKYLHLYSKKRRIPLQYFLKILAQLEISLNDARLSSCIFTTSNGISRLSSKIPVSSELGRVLGYLVSEGTISENIAIVTNIDLDILRDVEKCLEKIGVCAFSTPNSIRSGDQTFVALLSALGMKEKSGTKRIPSVIFEAGKEVQANFLKAYFEGDGGVDGAQVTAVSKSKMLVSDLAYLLNFFGIIARISPRKKQIPGKGMGDYYQLSISGQENLDKFRAQIGFVSERKNSALLGLKKNANTNVDVIPGLGNIFKELELLLGNSIRVHENNSDFHAVKREIYHPSREKLREIVENVSKTLQTIETKAELFAELSHLPTIESLLELADKNKKINELLWQELGSSWPTIRNGMKPRVANALKAFSVAKMPCPSADSLKQLLDEGFAFLREDMKAFSPSLRPALREKPEENTSYAMLQTASSFLSARYASLQKNIPKAKEILAKLEQLISSDLFFDEIVEIEEYKNTSEKYVYDLTVDNEVFFAGYGGLFVHNSYSVKLEIIRTLMFDTEVIVLDPEREYEYLSQAMGGKYFNISLNSPHHINPFDLPIPREGESGSDVLRSNIINLVGIFRIMLGGLTPEEDAIIDRAIAETYSLKDINADSDFSNIEPPLLSDFELVLAGMQGGDSLVQRLTKYTRGTWAGFLNRPTNVDINNKFIVFSLRDMEDELKPVAMYIVTHYIWNAVRKNLKKRLLVIDEAWWMMKSEDTASFLLSLAKRGRKYYLGLATITQDVDDFLKSPYGLPILTNSSIQILLKQSQTSIDKLQSIFNLTEEEKYLLLESDVGEGLFFVGLKHVAIKIIASYTEDQIITSDPSQILAIKKAKDELNM